Proteins encoded by one window of Nisaea sediminum:
- a CDS encoding DsbA family protein — translation MTKLAAAAAVAVTLGSAPVLATDPFSETQKEALDAAIRDYILKHPEVIVESLNAMQQRQEAAEKEQQRLALGQLQAELVANPNDPVLGNPDGDITVVEFFDYQCGYCKRMVEPVMQLLKQDPNVRWVMKEFPILGPASVTAARASVAARNQGAYREFHLALMAYRGRLSDEVVLQTAHEVGLDMEKLKADMTAPETEKTIRDATMLARTLGVNGTPAFIIGDEILPGAVGLDTLVQQIEAARKS, via the coding sequence ATGACCAAACTGGCCGCCGCAGCCGCTGTCGCCGTCACTCTCGGCAGCGCGCCTGTGCTCGCCACGGATCCCTTCTCCGAGACACAGAAAGAGGCTCTGGACGCAGCGATCCGCGACTACATTCTGAAGCATCCGGAGGTGATCGTTGAGTCGCTGAACGCGATGCAGCAGCGCCAGGAAGCCGCCGAAAAGGAACAGCAGCGACTGGCTCTCGGCCAACTGCAGGCCGAGCTCGTGGCAAACCCGAACGATCCGGTGCTCGGCAATCCGGACGGCGACATAACCGTCGTGGAGTTCTTCGATTATCAGTGCGGCTATTGCAAGCGCATGGTCGAACCGGTAATGCAGCTGCTGAAGCAGGATCCGAACGTGCGCTGGGTGATGAAGGAATTCCCCATCCTCGGCCCCGCTTCGGTAACCGCCGCCAGGGCGTCGGTCGCCGCACGCAATCAGGGCGCCTATCGAGAATTTCATCTCGCTCTGATGGCCTATCGCGGCCGGCTCAGCGACGAGGTGGTGCTGCAGACCGCGCACGAGGTTGGTCTCGATATGGAGAAACTGAAGGCCGACATGACGGCGCCGGAAACCGAAAAGACCATCCGCGACGCCACCATGCTGGCCCGGACTCTGGGAGTGAACGGCACGCCGGCCTTCATCATCGGCGACGAGATCCTTCCGGGCGCCGTCGGGCTGGATACTCTGGTTCAGCAGATCGAAGCCGCCCGTAAGAGCTGA
- a CDS encoding MFS transporter, with the protein MTYVAYPGARQTATRVFVILCAFLTLVQINRVGGGVIANGLIEQRGISPAALGGIIGAMSLAAAAVQIPMGVLFDRHGARLTTSVLSLVGVFGIAVFAVAETATTLTGGRIIIGIGHAGAVTTVYLIVLGWTTPDRVATISARLIAISGALSGALATAPLAIMLQKFGFTQSFLLLAAAILMLTALIFFYVRDRPPGVERPARPKESVGKAFSAILEMMKDRDIRGTLIMASCFAAPFATIGGLWAGPYLRDVHGLDQTGAGYVLLVMVLSLNTGTLAFGPLDRIFNSRKKVVLGSCAAMVLTLGTLAILPHPPLWLALTILVLFCVTSPFFVVLAAHCRGFVPDYLAGRAITCMSLVGVGTIFVTQWVTGFIVDYASSDASVAYRLVFATVAGLIVVASLFYARVRDIPPAPAAAE; encoded by the coding sequence ATGACATATGTGGCGTACCCGGGTGCGCGGCAGACCGCCACCCGGGTCTTCGTAATATTATGCGCTTTCCTCACGCTGGTGCAGATCAACCGGGTCGGCGGCGGGGTGATTGCGAACGGGCTGATCGAGCAGCGTGGAATATCGCCGGCGGCGCTCGGCGGAATCATCGGCGCTATGTCGCTCGCGGCCGCTGCGGTGCAGATCCCGATGGGGGTTCTGTTCGATCGCCACGGGGCCCGTCTGACGACGTCGGTCCTGAGCCTGGTCGGTGTATTCGGAATTGCCGTTTTCGCCGTCGCCGAGACCGCGACGACCCTGACCGGCGGGCGGATCATCATCGGGATAGGGCATGCGGGGGCGGTCACGACCGTCTACCTGATTGTCCTCGGCTGGACGACCCCGGACAGGGTCGCGACCATTTCCGCGCGGCTGATCGCGATCTCAGGTGCGCTCAGCGGCGCGCTCGCGACAGCTCCGCTGGCCATCATGCTGCAGAAGTTCGGCTTCACGCAAAGTTTCCTGCTCCTTGCCGCAGCGATCCTGATGCTGACCGCACTGATCTTCTTTTATGTGCGCGACCGCCCGCCGGGAGTCGAGCGTCCGGCCCGGCCCAAGGAAAGTGTCGGCAAGGCATTCTCTGCAATCCTGGAAATGATGAAGGACCGCGATATCCGCGGCACGCTCATCATGGCGAGCTGCTTCGCGGCGCCGTTCGCCACAATCGGCGGACTGTGGGCTGGCCCCTATTTGCGGGACGTTCACGGGCTGGACCAGACCGGCGCAGGTTACGTACTGCTGGTTATGGTCTTGTCTCTGAATACGGGGACGCTGGCCTTCGGTCCGCTCGACCGCATATTCAATTCCCGGAAGAAGGTTGTCCTCGGGAGCTGTGCCGCGATGGTGCTGACGCTTGGCACGCTCGCAATTCTGCCGCATCCGCCGCTCTGGCTTGCCTTGACCATACTGGTCCTGTTCTGTGTGACGTCGCCTTTCTTCGTGGTCCTTGCGGCGCACTGCCGCGGATTCGTTCCGGACTATCTCGCCGGAAGGGCGATCACCTGCATGAGCCTCGTCGGGGTCGGGACGATTTTCGTTACCCAGTGGGTCACCGGGTTCATCGTCGATTATGCCTCCAGTGACGCAAGCGTTGCCTATCGGCTGGTATTCGCGACGGTTGCCGGCCTGATCGTCGTCGCGTCGCTGTTTTACGCCAGGGTCCGGGATATTCCTCCGGCGCCTGCGGCAGCCGAGTAA
- the hppD gene encoding 4-hydroxyphenylpyruvate dioxygenase, with the protein MASKTLPPVPGGSNENPMATDGFEFIEYTAPDPKLLTDLFLSLGFTAVARHRSKDVTLFRQGGVNFIVNAEPDSFAQSFAKVHGPSCCAIAFRVKDAAAAYERAVKLGAKPFEGKVGPMELNIPAIHGIGDSLIYLVDRYGEHSIYDVDFVPLENVEQSPAGAGFTCVDHLTHNVHRGRMDVWAGFYEKLFNFREIRYFDIEGKLTGLKSRAMTSPCGKIRIPINESADDKSQIEEYLHAYKGEGIQHIALATDDIFASVERLKSAGTTFMDPPPATYYEMLDERLPDHGEDVERMKQHGILIDGAPTENGGLLLQIFTSTVIGPIFFELIQRKGDEGFGEGNFRALFESIEQDQVKRGVLEA; encoded by the coding sequence ATGGCGTCCAAGACACTTCCCCCGGTTCCGGGCGGTTCAAACGAGAATCCGATGGCCACAGACGGTTTCGAGTTTATCGAGTACACAGCGCCGGATCCGAAGTTGCTGACAGACCTGTTCCTTTCGCTCGGCTTTACGGCCGTAGCCCGGCACCGCTCGAAGGACGTGACGCTGTTCCGGCAGGGCGGCGTCAATTTCATCGTCAATGCCGAACCGGACAGTTTCGCCCAGTCCTTTGCCAAAGTTCATGGACCGTCCTGCTGTGCCATCGCCTTCAGAGTGAAGGATGCGGCCGCCGCTTACGAACGTGCGGTCAAGCTCGGCGCCAAGCCGTTCGAAGGCAAGGTCGGGCCGATGGAGCTCAATATCCCGGCCATCCACGGGATCGGCGACAGTCTGATCTATCTCGTCGACCGCTATGGTGAGCATTCGATCTATGATGTCGATTTCGTGCCGCTGGAAAATGTGGAGCAATCGCCGGCGGGCGCCGGGTTCACCTGCGTCGACCATCTGACGCACAACGTCCATCGCGGACGCATGGATGTCTGGGCCGGGTTTTACGAAAAGCTCTTCAATTTCCGCGAGATCCGCTATTTCGATATCGAAGGTAAACTCACCGGCCTGAAATCCCGCGCGATGACCAGCCCGTGTGGCAAGATCCGGATTCCGATCAACGAGTCGGCGGACGACAAGTCGCAGATCGAGGAATATCTGCATGCGTACAAGGGCGAAGGCATCCAGCATATCGCGCTCGCGACCGACGATATCTTCGCAAGCGTGGAGCGTCTGAAGTCGGCTGGCACCACCTTCATGGACCCGCCGCCCGCCACATACTACGAGATGCTGGATGAGCGCCTGCCGGACCACGGCGAGGATGTCGAGCGGATGAAGCAGCATGGGATTCTGATCGATGGCGCGCCGACGGAGAATGGCGGCCTCCTTCTGCAGATCTTCACCTCGACGGTGATCGGCCCGATCTTTTTCGAGCTGATCCAGCGCAAGGGCGATGAGGGATTCGGAGAGGGGAACTTCCGGGCACTGTTCGAATCCATCGAGCAGGATCAGGTCAAGCGCGGCGTTCTCGAGGCTTAA
- a CDS encoding MarR family winged helix-turn-helix transcriptional regulator gives MESQATSDGRKSSRDGISAGAFALDAFLPYRLALLSSLVSRSIQKLYEAEFDISIPEWRLIAILGSGGPMTANDIRGRAAMDKVQVSRAAAKLSKSGHILRRTDPDDRRKSTLSLSETGQSIYNHIVPMALDREAFLTSALTEKEKADLIKLLEKLTKRAEKMTGKSFL, from the coding sequence GTGGAAAGTCAAGCGACCTCTGACGGGCGGAAATCCAGCCGCGACGGCATTTCCGCCGGCGCTTTCGCGCTGGATGCTTTCCTGCCTTACCGTCTGGCGCTGCTATCCTCGCTGGTATCGCGCAGCATCCAGAAACTCTATGAGGCCGAGTTCGACATAAGCATTCCGGAGTGGCGCCTGATCGCCATACTCGGAAGCGGCGGCCCGATGACGGCGAACGACATTCGCGGACGCGCGGCCATGGACAAGGTCCAGGTCAGCAGAGCCGCAGCAAAACTTTCGAAGTCCGGACATATCCTGCGCCGGACCGATCCGGACGACCGGCGGAAGTCCACGCTGTCCCTTTCAGAGACAGGGCAATCCATCTACAACCATATCGTGCCAATGGCTCTCGACCGAGAAGCATTTCTAACCTCTGCCCTTACAGAAAAAGAAAAGGCGGATTTAATAAAATTGTTGGAAAAATTGACAAAAAGAGCAGAAAAGATGACCGGCAAATCATTTCTGTGA
- a CDS encoding PAS domain-containing protein produces MNQILEDVTDATLSKLVERWFAWRGDARFPARKSIEPIELGSALPFVWLCEKVPESNCYRYRLVGEAVNTLYGQGLRGRSLKDFLSQKTANALRARLDQCLESGNLLHTIAPQTLHDKRHVLVQRLFLPITGENGAHDTILGCTKVTGSLLESDRYSATVHQATYNCEGVRVKVSNPVVTMFSSDLEF; encoded by the coding sequence ATGAACCAGATCCTGGAGGATGTCACCGACGCGACGCTATCCAAGTTGGTGGAGCGGTGGTTTGCCTGGCGCGGCGATGCGCGTTTTCCCGCACGAAAATCGATTGAACCCATCGAACTTGGATCGGCGCTGCCCTTCGTCTGGCTCTGCGAGAAAGTCCCCGAATCAAATTGCTACCGCTACCGGCTGGTAGGCGAAGCCGTGAACACGCTCTATGGACAAGGCTTGCGAGGCCGGTCGCTGAAAGATTTCCTCTCACAGAAGACGGCCAACGCACTGCGCGCCAGACTCGATCAGTGCCTTGAGTCGGGAAACCTCCTGCACACGATCGCGCCGCAAACCCTGCACGACAAACGTCATGTCCTGGTCCAGAGGCTGTTTCTTCCGATTACGGGTGAGAACGGCGCGCATGACACGATCCTTGGCTGCACCAAGGTGACCGGCTCGCTCCTCGAATCAGACCGGTATTCGGCCACCGTACATCAGGCGACCTACAATTGTGAGGGCGTGCGCGTAAAGGTCAGTAATCCCGTGGTGACCATGTTCTCCTCTGATCTGGAATTTTAG
- the aroQ gene encoding type II 3-dehydroquinate dehydratase, giving the protein MSERPEILILNGPNLNMLGTREPEVYGAETLDDVEAMCAERAAALDLSVDFRQSNFEGEMVTIIQQARDSAAGIIINAGAYTHTSVAIHDALRVAELPVIEVHISNIHRREAFRHHSYISAVAEGVIVGLGTQGYLFALDAMARLLDRN; this is encoded by the coding sequence GTGTCCGAACGCCCGGAAATCCTGATCCTCAACGGCCCGAATCTGAACATGCTCGGGACCCGTGAGCCCGAAGTCTATGGAGCCGAGACGCTGGACGACGTCGAGGCAATGTGTGCCGAACGCGCGGCGGCGCTGGACCTGTCGGTCGATTTCCGGCAGTCGAACTTCGAAGGCGAAATGGTGACGATCATCCAGCAGGCGCGCGACAGCGCGGCCGGGATCATCATCAATGCCGGCGCATACACCCACACGTCGGTCGCGATCCACGACGCCCTGAGGGTTGCGGAACTGCCGGTGATCGAGGTGCATATCTCGAACATTCACCGGCGCGAGGCATTCCGGCATCACTCCTACATTTCCGCCGTCGCCGAAGGCGTCATCGTCGGCCTCGGGACTCAGGGCTACCTGTTCGCCCTCGACGCCATGGCGCGGCTTCTCGATCGAAATTGA
- the accB gene encoding acetyl-CoA carboxylase biotin carboxyl carrier protein, whose translation MSHDIDSKLVKKLAKLLEETGLGELEYATDDWRIRVARPATQAVAATVAPAPVAAAAPAAQPAPAAVNANAVKSPMVGTAYLGPDPDSAPFVSVGSKVSEGQTLMIVEAMKVMNPIPAPRAGTVKEVLIQNGQPVEFGEPLIVIE comes from the coding sequence TTGTCGCACGACATTGATAGCAAACTGGTGAAAAAGCTCGCGAAGCTGCTGGAAGAAACCGGCCTCGGAGAGCTGGAATACGCGACCGACGACTGGCGCATCCGTGTCGCCCGGCCGGCAACGCAGGCGGTGGCCGCGACGGTAGCCCCGGCCCCGGTCGCCGCCGCAGCGCCGGCGGCGCAGCCCGCGCCGGCCGCGGTGAATGCAAACGCCGTCAAATCGCCGATGGTCGGAACCGCCTATCTCGGGCCGGATCCCGATTCCGCGCCGTTCGTCTCCGTGGGTTCGAAGGTCTCTGAAGGCCAGACGCTGATGATCGTCGAGGCGATGAAAGTCATGAACCCGATCCCCGCGCCGCGCGCCGGAACGGTGAAGGAAGTCCTGATCCAGAACGGGCAGCCGGTTGAATTCGGCGAACCGCTGATCGTCATCGAATAA
- the accC gene encoding acetyl-CoA carboxylase biotin carboxylase subunit produces MFEKVLIANRGDVALRIHRACREMGIRTVAVHSTADADAMHVRLADESVCIGPPASKDSYLNIPAILTAATVTGADAIHPGVGFLSENADFAEIVEAHGFVFIGPSPQHIRDMGDKIIAKRTVKALGIPCVPGSDGPVDSVDAARAAAEEIGYPVLIKATAGGGGRGMKIAHKPEDVAEAYTMARREAGAAFGNDEVYMERYLGKPRHIEVQIVGDGKGHVVHLGERDCSLQRRHQKVLEEAPSPALNAAARAKIGEIAANACAKMNYRSLGTLEFLYENGEFFFIEMNTRLQVEHPITEMITGIDLVREQIQIASGAALSFTQDDIQLNGHSIECRINAENPRTFLPSPGQVTDYHAPGGLGVRVDSALYAGYRIPPYYDSLIAKLIVHGSNRNECLLRLRRALDEIVIANVETTVPLHQDLSKAPDFINGEYDIHWLEKVFLAG; encoded by the coding sequence ATGTTCGAAAAAGTCCTCATCGCCAACCGCGGCGACGTGGCCCTGCGGATCCACCGGGCCTGCCGGGAAATGGGCATCCGGACCGTCGCGGTTCACTCCACCGCCGATGCGGACGCCATGCATGTGCGGCTTGCGGACGAGAGCGTCTGCATCGGCCCGCCGGCCTCCAAGGACAGCTATCTCAATATCCCGGCGATCCTCACAGCCGCGACAGTGACCGGCGCGGACGCGATCCACCCGGGTGTCGGCTTCCTCTCAGAGAACGCCGATTTCGCCGAGATCGTCGAAGCACACGGCTTCGTCTTCATCGGGCCGTCTCCGCAGCATATCCGCGACATGGGCGACAAGATCATCGCCAAGCGGACGGTCAAGGCGCTCGGCATTCCGTGCGTTCCCGGCTCCGACGGGCCGGTCGACTCCGTGGACGCGGCCCGCGCCGCCGCCGAGGAGATCGGTTACCCCGTGCTGATCAAGGCGACGGCCGGCGGCGGCGGGCGCGGCATGAAGATCGCGCACAAGCCCGAGGATGTCGCCGAGGCTTATACCATGGCGCGGCGCGAGGCCGGCGCCGCCTTCGGCAATGACGAAGTCTACATGGAGCGCTACCTCGGCAAGCCGCGCCATATCGAGGTACAGATCGTCGGTGACGGCAAGGGCCACGTGGTCCATCTCGGCGAGCGCGACTGTTCGCTGCAGCGCCGCCACCAGAAGGTCCTCGAGGAGGCTCCCTCGCCGGCCCTGAACGCGGCCGCACGCGCGAAGATCGGCGAGATCGCGGCCAATGCCTGCGCGAAGATGAACTACCGCAGCCTCGGGACCCTCGAGTTCCTCTACGAGAACGGTGAATTCTTCTTCATCGAGATGAATACCCGCCTGCAGGTCGAGCACCCGATCACCGAGATGATCACCGGCATCGACCTGGTACGGGAACAGATCCAGATCGCCTCCGGCGCGGCGCTCTCCTTTACCCAGGACGACATCCAGCTCAACGGCCATTCGATCGAGTGCCGGATCAACGCCGAGAACCCGAGGACGTTCCTTCCGTCTCCGGGACAGGTTACGGATTATCACGCACCGGGCGGCCTCGGCGTACGTGTCGATTCGGCGCTTTATGCCGGCTACCGGATCCCGCCCTACTACGACAGCCTGATCGCAAAACTGATCGTGCATGGCTCCAACCGGAACGAGTGTTTGCTGCGGCTGCGCAGGGCTTTGGACGAGATCGTCATCGCCAATGTCGAGACGACAGTGCCCCTGCACCAGGACCTGTCGAAGGCTCCCGATTTCATCAACGGCGAATACGACATACACTGGCTTGAGAAG